In Marinobacter sp. M3C, the genomic stretch ATCGCGCAGGGCTTCTTCATCGCTGGCATAGGGGAACATTCTGCAACCGCCCAGAGCGGGGCCACGGGAGGTGTTGTGCACCGCCACAATAGCTTTAAGCCCGGTTTCCGGGTCACAGACGAACGACAGGTGTTCGTGGTTATCAAATTCGGGATGGCTGAATACGGTCATGGGGGATCACCTTTCTTCCTTGGCCCAAGTGGACGCTAACTCGCGGAAATAAAGGGTGATTGTCTGAACAGGTAGACGCGATTGTGTACGGCACAATACGCTTTGGAGACGTGTTGATATAGACATTTTGAAATCCTCTCCACCTGGCCGGATCTCGGCGACAGTGGCGGTGTTGTTTTTGTTGTCCGGCTTGTGGCCGGCGCTTGATTTCATGCACCCGGATCTCCCGAAGGGGATTGCCCTTTTGGGGTCGGGTTGTCTGTAAGCTAATCTTTGAAAGCTCAGGGGTCAATCGCTAACCGAAAAATCTCCTGTAAACTCAATTTCATTGTGGAACCTCTCGCTTTACCAACTCTATGGCTTGAAAATAGGCGCGTTCCGGATTTCAGTCACCAATCCACGTTTAAAAGGCTATTTGCATGCGTTCCGCTTTCCAGGTTTATGTTGTGCCCGCCGTGTTTGTATGGCTCTGGAGTACGGGGTTTATTGGTGCCAAGTATGGCTTACCCTACGCTGAACCTTTCACGTTGTTGCTTTACCGGATGCTGTTCACGCTGGCGCTGTTGGGCGTTCTGGCCTTGGTGCTAAAGGTCACCTGGCCGTCGTGGCGCGGTGCAGGGCACACTGCGGTTACCGGTTTGCTGGTGCATGGCTGTTACCTTGGCGGTGTTTATTACGCCATTCAGGGTGGCATGCCGTCCGGGATTACTTCCCTGATTGTTGGGCTGCAGCCGCTGGTCACGGCGTTGGCGGCGGTCGTGATATTACGTGAGTCGATTACTCTGCGGCAGTGGGTGGGTTTGTCGCTGGGATTGCTGGGCGTAAGCTTGGTGCTGATGGAAAAGCTGGGTGGCGGGCCTGGAATAGAGAGCTTCCCCCTGTGGACTCTGGGGTGGGCGATGCTGTCACTGATCGGTATTTCAGTGGGTACGGTCTACCAGAAACGCCATGGTGCGAACGTTAACCTGGTGGCAGGGACCTTTATTCAGTACAGCGCCGCTTCGGTGTTTTTCGCGATCGGTGCGTTCGCGCTTGAAACCCGCGAGGTGGTCTGGGACATCCAATTACAGTTGTCCATGGCGTGGCTGGTGTTCGGGGTATCGATCGGTGCCATTCTATTGCTCATGCTGCTGATTCGTCGGGGTGCGGCGTCGCAGGTGGCCAGTCTGTTTTATTTGGTGCCGCCGGTCACCGCGCTGCAAGCCTTTTGGTTGTTCGATGAGCGCCTGGGTGTGTTGGCCATAGCCGGTGGTGTGGTTTCTATTACCGGTGTGGCGTTTGCGGTTACGGGGCGCAAACAACCGGCACACACATAAACGCAATGTTTAACCTGACACGGAGCACACGGGCTTTTACAGTAGGCTAATGCTGAACGTTTCGAGGGCAATTCCAATGACATGGCGATCGCTGCTACCGCTGTTTACTATCGCGATACTGTTTGGCCTTGGCGGCTGCGCCAGCAATCAAGATCTTGGTACATCAGGCAACAATCGCTGGCAGCCGTCAGATCGGCCCGCTACCGGTAGTGAAATGGCAGCTACCCAACAACTCTGGCATGTGTTCGAACGCTATGAAGGCACGCCTTACCGCTACGGGGGCACGTCTGCCCGTGGTTTTGACTGCTCTGGCTTCATCACCACTGCATACCACGAAGCCATAGGGCGCCGTTTACCCCGCACCACGAATCAGATGCTGGCCGCCGGGGAAAGGGTTCCCCTGAACAACCTACGCACCGGCGATCTGGTGTTTTTTAATATAAAGGGAAAGGATCAGCACGCTGGAATCTACATGGGCGATGACAGTTTTATTCACGCATCGACATCGTCCGGCGTTATGCGCTCATCCCTTAATGGCTACTATTGGCGCGGCCGGATCAGTCAGGCTAGAAGATTTTATTAGTCTTCGGTCGGGATGTCATCGGTTACCCTCAATGAATAACGGTGTATTTAAAGCATGAGTGAAGAACAACCGAATAGCCCATTGCACGGAGTGACGCTTGAGAAGATTGTTACCAGGCTGGAACAACATTACGGCTGGGAGGGGTTGGCTCAAAGAATCAACATAAATTGCTTTAAGAGCGATCCGTCGATCAAATCGTCGTTGAAGTTTTTACGCAGAACCCAGTGGGCCAGAGATAAGGTTGAAAACCTTTATATATTAACGTTTTAAGGAAGTCATACGGGGAAGGTGTGACCACAATGGGTGCTGGCGCGCCCGAAAGGGCGGCCAGCGTTTGCGTTTAAAGCTTGGTTACAAAGGTGCGTGCCTGGTACAGGGCCAGGCCACTGAGCACAATAATGACGGCAACGGCGAGCATGTCAGCCCCCGGATAACCCCAGAAATCAGACATAGTGTCTCCTTGGTGAAAATTGTAGGTGCCACCGGCTATCAGGCCAGTGCGGTGTCGCGCATCCGTTGACGACCGAAGTCGTTGAGCTTGAACTTGAACAACACGCGGCCTGCGCCAAAATAGGCCTGGTGATCGAGCTCTTCCTCAACGCTTTCGATGATGCCGCTGGAAAACAGGTCAGTCAGTGTGACGCGGGTGTTGCCGCGCCAATAGGCACCGCTAAGACCGTATTCACTCATCACCGCATCGGTGATTTGCCAGTCCCAGATGCCGACATGCTGCTGGTCATGGATCAGCTGTAGAATGCGGCCTTTCATGTGTAATTTATTCATGGGTTGCTCCAATGATCATGAGTTGGACGCACTCGCCGTGGCGGTGGACGTTTTGGTGTCGCTCGACACGGCACGGACTACCTCAAGCACTTCGTCGCTTTCCGTGAACATGACAAACCCGCCTATTACGAACAGAGCCAAACCTGCAAGGAAGTTCCAATCCGGAAATTCGAGGGTGAACGCGGCGAGGAAGATGACGGCAAAAAGCCCGTACAGCGCCGCAATCGCCTGCCCTCGCCCAACGCCGATCAGTGGGAACGACTTGTACCAAGAGACATAGCAGAAGGCGAAACTCACGCCCGCCAGCATCAGCCAGCCGATGACCGCCCAGTTAAATGTGGCGATGACCAGTTCGACAACCGGTTGATCGGTGAAGAGGTAAATCGCGGGTAAAATCAGCAGAACCCAATACAGGACTTCGGCCGTGAACCTTACCGTAATGCCCACATCCGGATCGGCCACATCCAGCCCGCGGCCTGCGATTGCGCCCTCTACGCCCCAGCCAATCGCAGCCATTGCGCCGCCCAGGTAGCCAAGCCAGCCGGCGTCGCCGGTGCCTGTGATTTCAGCAATAATGCCGGGAGCATAGACTGTCACGCCGCCTGC encodes the following:
- a CDS encoding DMT family transporter, producing MRSAFQVYVVPAVFVWLWSTGFIGAKYGLPYAEPFTLLLYRMLFTLALLGVLALVLKVTWPSWRGAGHTAVTGLLVHGCYLGGVYYAIQGGMPSGITSLIVGLQPLVTALAAVVILRESITLRQWVGLSLGLLGVSLVLMEKLGGGPGIESFPLWTLGWAMLSLIGISVGTVYQKRHGANVNLVAGTFIQYSAASVFFAIGAFALETREVVWDIQLQLSMAWLVFGVSIGAILLLMLLIRRGAASQVASLFYLVPPVTALQAFWLFDERLGVLAIAGGVVSITGVAFAVTGRKQPAHT
- a CDS encoding NlpC/P60 family protein — protein: MTWRSLLPLFTIAILFGLGGCASNQDLGTSGNNRWQPSDRPATGSEMAATQQLWHVFERYEGTPYRYGGTSARGFDCSGFITTAYHEAIGRRLPRTTNQMLAAGERVPLNNLRTGDLVFFNIKGKDQHAGIYMGDDSFIHASTSSGVMRSSLNGYYWRGRISQARRFY
- a CDS encoding VF530 family protein, whose protein sequence is MSEEQPNSPLHGVTLEKIVTRLEQHYGWEGLAQRININCFKSDPSIKSSLKFLRRTQWARDKVENLYILTF
- a CDS encoding DMT family transporter, with product MNQPSLSQARSRFTSSSIRWGFMWAMWAAVLWGAWYVPGSAVWFEAPYINLSFDTNAQFLLAAAVLTTFNAIAVLFFLFVWNGVLGKLGEYVRTIKQMRYISKWFFIGAIFGGPMAIFGSYLAIGYIGGAFAAISALMYPIIGATLARLWYQEKITKRAAVGIFIILAGGVTVYAPGIIAEITGTGDAGWLGYLGGAMAAIGWGVEGAIAGRGLDVADPDVGITVRFTAEVLYWVLLILPAIYLFTDQPVVELVIATFNWAVIGWLMLAGVSFAFCYVSWYKSFPLIGVGRGQAIAALYGLFAVIFLAAFTLEFPDWNFLAGLALFVIGGFVMFTESDEVLEVVRAVSSDTKTSTATASASNS